Within Dromaius novaehollandiae isolate bDroNov1 chromosome 15, bDroNov1.hap1, whole genome shotgun sequence, the genomic segment aagcaaaaaccagcccccccgcccccaaaacgCGCCTCCGGGGCTGCTTCTGCAGCGGGCAGGGTCGCCGCCGGTGCTGCCTGCCTGCCGAGGGAGCGGCTCGCGGGCCGGGTGGTACGCGGGCACCGTGGGCAGCCGGCAAGCCGAAGCAGGAGCTTTTGCACAGCCGTTCTTCGTGACACACACAGGTTTTCAGCCTTCGCTCGCAGTTAGTAAGAATCCTCCTTTGGCCCCGTCTATTTAAGTTCTGATCGGTTCCAAAACCCTGAACAACCCAAAGTGCTTCGGTTGGTGGAAAGAGCTGCTGCCGCTGTCTCCGAAGGCAAAAGGCTGACGTTATCCTCAAACACAGGTTGCTAAAAACGCTGAACGCGGTGGCCCGCCTCGGaggccccctcccctgcccgaGCCGTCAGAAGGGCTTCCCCGGCCGGCTGGCCTCGCCGTCCGGCAGCGCCTTGCAGACGACGCTGTTCGTGTTGCTGCACCTGCAGCCCGGCCGGCTCACGCGGTCGTAGCATCGCTGGGCCAGCTCGAggcagcccgcggcgggcgggtagcagagcaggcagggcagcagcagcgagAGGGCACCCATGAAGGACCAGCGGGCGCAGCGGTGGGCGCgggcgcaggagcagggctggtcGGCGCACGTGCCTTCGTCGTCCTCGTTGGCGCAGTGGTAGAAGACGCCCCTGACGAGGCACATGCAGGTGCAGTAGCTGACCAGGGTCTGCGCGGAGCAGAGGCACTCCTGCTTGCACACCCAGCAcgagggcagcggccgcggcAGGACGCACTCCTTGCACTTGCATTTCCCGCAGGCCTCGCACAGCAGAAAGTGCTTGTCCGGCTCCGGCGCCGCGGCTCCCTTCGGGTCCGGCGGCTTGCCGTTGACCGCCTTGGGCTGAACCCGCACGGCGCGCGGGGACGACTGCTCCGCCACGGCGGCCGGGGCCATGTGGTCCAGCAGCCTCTGCTCCGAGGaggtgctgctgccgctgctgatGGAGCTGGGGCGGCCGCTGAAGGAGATCCAGGGGTGGGTGACGTCCCGCTGGCAGCGCGCCGGCGGCTGgctgcccgggcccggccgcgagGCCGTGGGGCTGTCGGCGTAGTCGTTCTCCGCGTGCGTCGTCTTCACCTGGTCGATGGGCAGGACGGTGAGCGGGTGCTGCAGCCGCCCGTAGGGGATGCGGCTGTCCGGGAAGGGCTGCACCATCACGGCGCTGGGGACCGCGGTGATGCTGTGGGCGATGCGGGGCTCCATCGACAGCGGGCCCGGCCACCGGCGCAAAGCGGGGTTTCAGGTGTcctggggggaggagaggagacagaaaggggtggggggggggagagagcgTGCCGTTATTGAGCTAGTCTGCAACGCCAGTCCAAACGGGGCTCGGCGCGGAGCTGGTAGCACACGGAAAAATGAGCTAAACTCGCATCGAGCAGAGCCAGAGCGCTTGCTCACGTGTAAAGCTCTTTGCTCTCCCTGCCTTGGCCTTGCACGGCTCCTCCGGTCCCGGTCCTGGTCCCGGGACACGGCTCCCGCGCGCTCCCGCGGCCTCGCGCATCCCTGCAGCCGTGGAGGCACAGCTCAGGTGCTCCCGACCGCCGGCTTCGTCAGCAAACCACCTGCAATGACTTAGGCACCGCTCGGGGCTTTTCCCCAGCTGAGCCGGGTCTCCGGCAGAGCTGGTGCAGATGGGTGGGGGCtgagctcagccttgctgcccCGAGCCAGCCTTTCTGGGAAGGGTCAGTGTCTGCAAGGCAGTGCCCGGCTCTCGGCTGCCCTGCGGGAAGGGGAAGCTCTTGCCGAGCCGCTTGCGAGGCTGCGGGTCCCGCTTGCTTCACGGGCCCTCGGGAAGGCAATGCCTCGCCTCCCCGCGTAATCCTCCTTGCAGCCCCGCGCAGACTAATCCTCGGTTGAAGGGCTGCTTGCCGGCGAGGCTGGCCGCGGGGTCTGATTTCATGGCAGGAGTGCAATTTGTGCTGGAGCGGATCCAGGGATTCAGCAGCGGCGCAGGACGAGAAACCACAGGAAGTAACTAAACTTAAATCAAAGAACGGAAACGACTCGGTTCAAATTTAGAAAGTGCACATTGTTTTCTGCTAGATGTGCCATTTCCTCCCGGGGTGACCTTTATTCATAAATAATATAACGCTGGAGATCGGCCTGAAGAAGCGGTGAGTAACGCTCCGGAGCAAGTTGCAGGAGGGGAAAAGCTGCTGGTATCGAAAGGAAATCGCGAGCTGCTGAAGGCATTTCGGGTTGTTTGTTTCCAGACAAACAAATTAATCTTTTCCAAAGCGTGAAAGATTTTAATATTACAGCGGTCTGAAAAGCCCCGGGGTAGGGGGGGAAGTCAGGAAAAAGCTGCACGAGCCCACAACCGTCGCGGGAGGAGTGGGTGTGCGAGGGTGAACGTGTGCGCTGTACCTGCAAACGCGTGTCCTGCTGCCAATTAAAGTTCACAGGTTTAACACAACCGTACGAAAACTGGGGCATGAATTAAGTACGACATTTTTGGCAGGAGAGCAAGAAGTGCGTTTTACCCCCGTTTTAGCTGCTGCTTCGGTGGGTCTCTTGCCATCTGGGTCTgacccgctgccggccccgctgaGCCGGGGGGCTGGTGGTGGGACCTGCGCCCGGCTCGCCTGCGTCCGCTGCGTGAAACCAGCAGCGAAAAATGTGTTATTTCTCAGTAATGGTGGTGATACTTCTTGCACCGTAGTCTTTATGCCGTTGCTCTTCTCCAGTTGGAATTTGCTGCTGGGTCATCTCAACCATCCACCCAgaatttcttatttcatttttcatagcTCATTGACATCCTGACTCTAGAAACAAGGGCGgttttaaagtgtattttctaattatttcaaaaataaaaataagcaaggaTTCTCACAGCTATGGGGCATGCAGAGGGGggaaaatgattctttttttgtGCGTAGAATCCAGTGTCACGGTATAAAAAAGCCTTACTGCAAAATCAGAGTCTAGCAAAGCACTCGGTTGCGTATCAGCTGGATGTTGTGCTTGCAGGAAGAGTTAGatttcacaggatttttttttttttgaaggcgaGCGATGCAGCTGTTTGGGCCGGAGCCAGGGCGGCCGGCGGAGCTGGTGGGGGACGGGAGGCAGCCGGAGGAAATGGTGGCACGCGTAGCAATGTCACCGGCCCGGTGCCAGCGCCTCTGCCGCGCTGCCGGTGCCGCTTTGTCACCTCGTCCTGGTTTTGAAGCCACCTCCAGCACGTGGCTCGGTGTCTCGGCCTGAGTTTGGTCTCGCTCGTTACCGGTCTCTGCAGGTTCCCCCCGTCACGGTGGGTTTACCGGAGCCGCAGAGCATCACTCATTTGAAGGTGCCCCGCGCGCCGGCATCCGTGATGCAGGAAGCTGCCGGTCGCAGAGCCTGCGGTGGTCCAGGGCGCGCGGTGATGTCGCGCGGCACTTGCGGCACCGGCTTAATTTGTACAAGGGCTATAGCCACAGGTAGCAAATGCTTTACTCTTAAAAACACCTGACCACAAAAACTTAAGCCCACGGACACCACCATATGCAGGTAGACACTAAAAGATGGCTTAACTGCGATCACGCTGATCAGGATTTCAGTTAATTATCACAGAAAAGATTAACCCTGGACTAAATTCCATGCTTTAGGATAGTTAAGGTTGAAAATTattcactctctttttttcttagcagtAGTGTTTCAGATCAGTTTAGTAACAGGTAAACCGGTCCCGCAAAGCAGGAGGGATGGAAGCACGGACACGTGAAGCCTCTTCTCCCAATTCCTGCCGAAATGAGCTCGGCGAGGGGCTGAGGCAGGAGCAGACCCCACGGACATCCGGGCACAGGACGGACTTGGGTGAAACGGCCGGTGTTGGTGCTGGGGTACATTCGGACCCTCcacttctgcccttcctcctcaCTCCTGAGCAGACGGTTTCCTTCGCTGCTCTTACCAAACACATCGAAGCGTGCTTAAGCAAGGTAAATTTATGATGCTTATGGAATCGTCCAAGGAATACGACTGCTTTGCTGCCGCTGGCCTTGTCGCCAAGAGCTTCAGCGGTGCACGACGATTGCTGCTGACAGATCCGGGTCAGGTATCCCCAGTGCTCCTCTGCTGAAACGCGGAGTGCTCCGGCTGGCCCTTGTCCTGCCGGGAGGCTCTTCCCCCCCTTGGGATCTGCCTGGATGAGAGCAATGGTGGTGGTCTACGGTGTGCTTGCTCCTGTCTTTGTGTCTGTGTGCTTTCACCGGCACGTGCCTCGAGCATGTCTTTCTCTGAGCTGTTTCTGCTTTAAGCTTTACGTCTGCAGCCCGTGAGAAGAAAGATCTCGGATTCGGTGGCAGGCGCCAGGCGCTGCTGCCGGCAGCCTTGGGCAGGCCAAGCTCTTGGAAATACGTGATGTAGCAAAGGGAACTAGGTGCCTGCTGTGTTTGCGCggcagaagagaagagacggGTATTCCCGCTCCTATGGCAGAAAGTCAGGAGTCAGCTCAGGACTGGGGTTAAGGACTTCTTCTGGGTCAGAAGCAGGTCAAGAAGTCTGACTTCTCCCTTGAGTCCTTGCAGGCTGAAGTCTGCCTGTGCGAGTGTGTCCACGGACCCTGATGACTTAGCTGGAAGACCCCCAACGGCGTCAGAAGTTGACCTTCTTTGGTCAGCGTGTTCCCCGGGCAGGGGAGGGAGAAATGCAGCTGTGACCAGCCTGAAACTGTTCCAGGATGACGGGAACAATACAAGCAAGTCATCTTCCGAAACCTTGGCAGCTCACAAGGATATATAAGGATACGCTcgcctttccccctccttttctttcctgcctttaCGCAGCAGGTCTGGGGCTGGCGGCTGGAGCCACCGGGGCTGACCGGGGACGGGGGAGTCACCAGGGCCGAGCTGCAAACGTCCAGCCCCCCGGGAGCGTTCCTGCTCTTCGGGCTGCTGCGACAAGGCAGGGCTGAACgtcgcggtgccggtgccgcgaTCTGCACGGATCTGCACCGTCTAGCGATGTCGGCCAGGTACCGCTCGCAGCCGCCGAGTTAAGTGCTCAAACCAAGCAGGTTTAATGTAACAGGATGCACCGTTTGGAGAAAattgtagattaaaaaaataaaaagaaaaataggaaaaaaaaaacattttacaagatGTTTGAGCACTGTGATTTTGCAAAAGTCACATAACTTTGCGTCGTGCCTTTGTAATCCATTGCCAAGGCACTAATCCAGTCTGACTGTAACTCACGTTTTTATTCTGAGTCCAAAAAATGCCACATAATACTTGTAAATTAAGTTAGTTAATCTTTGATCATCAGTAATTACATACATATTATTGCATTAACCTAGGTGCAAACTCACTGGATGCAACTCTACAGAAAACTTTCTGGAAGCAGGCAATTGGAAGGAAAACTCATGCGCATGCTCTAATATTGGGCTTTATTCACTCCTTAGAGGTAGGTGAAACGATGAAGTTCCTTTCAAAGCAAAACCGTCAACAAACGCCTGTGTAGAGAAAACTTTCCCCATCCCTGTTCCCCATGCAGGGACTAACAGTCTCCATCTCACGTGGTTGGTCACCACACACAAATTCGGAGTCAAAATATGCTCCCTTGCAGGCAGTTAATGTGGTGTTCAGCAATCAAGTTCTCAAACGTGCTGCAGTTCTCGTTTCATCTCCTCATCTAGGTTTTGCCAATCTAAAAAGATTACTGTACTAGGCAACTGGAAACCCCAAAGCTTTGGGAAGCCAGTTGTTGGCTACAGTGTTTTGGTATTATTTTACACTCCAAAGTTCTGTAGTATTCTTTAGtcatatgaaaataaaagtgattttaCAGTTTTAATAGGATTTTGGACTTGCCTACAAAATTTTATAGAAAACTATATATTGTAGGCAATTCTGTGAGAAAGTCATACGAACCCCCCGGAAAGCTCATGCTCATTAACCGCTTTAGAACAGTTTCTCCCGTTGAAACTAATAAGgctctattatttttattttcaaagtcgAGTTGGATAATTTGTCTTCTAATCATTGAAAAGCAAAATGGAACTAGAATTAAATGCTTAACCAAGTGCAGACATATATAATGTTTATGACTGTATTAATTACTTATTAGTTAATAGCTCTGAGATGTTCTTTCTCGTGTGTTTAACAACGCTAGGTGTGCACCGTAACAGCGGGATGGTGAAAATGAGAGCTGGGCCGTGCAGAACGAGGCGCTGCGTGGGAGCAAAGCCAAGCTGGGAGAGCACTAGCGCGGTTTGGGACACCTGCAACGCCCGTGGTCCCCGGAGGTGACAGATACCGCACTCTCGTGGTCCATCTCCCATCGCCCAGGACCACGTGCGAAGTGGCACAGTTTGCCCAAGCCACTTCTGAGCGATGCAGAAGGTTTCAGGACGCGGCGTAGAAATGCAGACGGCTGAGTTCGCTCTCAGCTGCTGGGGAAAGGGCGAATCCCCGGCTGCTGCTCGGGGCCCTGGCTAATGCAGAGACCACCCGTGTGATCGAGGAAGCAGCGTGGCCAACTACAACTCTTCTGATACTGTGTGAGCAGCAAGTGCCAGATCAGTGGCCACTTTACCTCTTTTAATGAATTTTAGTCCTAATAACGCTGCCTGCGTCGGCAGGGCAGCCTGTCCCTACGCCGCTCCCGTGGAGCAGCTCCTCGCCTCACCCCACCAAGGCTTCTCCTGCGACTGCTCAGATAAGTCACTGCTGCTTACTGCAGCAT encodes:
- the SPRY4 gene encoding protein sprouty homolog 4, with the translated sequence MEPRIAHSITAVPSAVMVQPFPDSRIPYGRLQHPLTVLPIDQVKTTHAENDYADSPTASRPGPGSQPPARCQRDVTHPWISFSGRPSSISSGSSTSSEQRLLDHMAPAAVAEQSSPRAVRVQPKAVNGKPPDPKGAAAPEPDKHFLLCEACGKCKCKECVLPRPLPSCWVCKQECLCSAQTLVSYCTCMCLVRGVFYHCANEDDEGTCADQPCSCARAHRCARWSFMGALSLLLPCLLCYPPAAGCLELAQRCYDRVSRPGCRCSNTNSVVCKALPDGEASRPGKPF